The nucleotide sequence ttgcctttgttcttcttatcttcatccttgtcatgcttgtgcttctttttctcattaggacaatcggctatgaagtgaccaacttgaccacatccatagcaaaatctctttttgaaccttctcttaccatcaccataggtcttgcgattgcttttcttcttcataaactttctaagatttctaatcacaaatgcaacctccgcatcggaatcttcttctccacttgaggaatcatccttcactttcttcttcttttcttgacttgaaacttgaccttcatgttgttgagttgctttaagggcgacactcttgttgaatcccattgcattaggattttgattgtgagcattgattgcatcttcatctagacactcatgatgcttgagctttgaaagaacttcttgaggtgtcatctcatcataactgggcctttccatgatcacggacgctagcatgttgttcttggctctataggttctcaacatctttctagcaactttgttgtcatcccattcgttgctaccaagagctcttatgcggttgactaatgccatgagcctatcaaacatggattgtgttgtttcattttgcaagaatacaaatctttccaattcaccatgaagtaactctatgttgcctttcctcacacttatatctccttcaaatgatactttcaaagtatcccaaatttgctttgcactttccattccatttacttttctaaactcatctggagctaagcttgacacaagcaatgctacggcttgtgcattttgatgaaggttgtgcacttcttctggagttatctctctatcttcatcggtaggaatcatcacaccaacatccacaacttcccaaagtcttgcggctattagatgcatcttcatcttgtaagaccaatcggtgtatcttgttccatcaaagtgaggtggcttgccaatattgacggaTGGAGTATGGAGTGTTGAACttttcatgatttgtccatagtcaaaactcatgtgtgaatatattccttttccatgagcatgctcaccggctccaatatcactagcggcatctttgtttgcatcattcttgtcactaatatcattcttgccacttattgcatcatcaaccttcttgctcaattcttccttcaacttgctcatttcatcttgcatctttttcatttcatcttgaaagagcttgacttgagtactcatcaaatcttcagctattttcttggccatttcgacggcaacggcttgcatcttgtcggtctctgacattgtttcttctcacatggtgaaacgcaaagagaagacctcgctctgataccaattgaaaggatctaacaaagcctagagggggggtgaataggtgtatctaaaaatttactgcaaatgctaagttcaaatctgtcagccactgtcggaagtcccgacatttgggtcggaactcccgacattgTTAGAAGTTCtgacgcaaacgtcagcagttccgacgcctatgtgaactacaaaagcagtgccaaatttaactttgcggataaataaacttacaacctcacttcctagtggtttggtgaagatgttgggtcactcccttgacgccgtaatgcctccaaaccatagatcgagtccaaaccctaaaatggagattttggagacaaggagacaaaacacatacaagtaatctcaagcaatcacaacaacaataagcacgcgggacacaaggatttatcccgaggttcggcaaccccataaaggagctcctacgtccttgttgttgaggtgaccactaaggtcggagtcttttccacctccttgcctctctcaaagcgaccacaaagttcacttgagctttccactaagaaatcgaagggtgatacaaacttcccaaggttcttccacaagatggaagctctagggcaacgcctagctggctaggggcaaagccccaagagtaatagacgcaaaatcaactggcttgacgaagaaatcaagtgctcaagctttccaaagtgatgctctcacttaatccactctccttttactcaaaaactaagggaatcgaagattggagcaaagggggaaggagaggggtgctttagttgcttgggagctgttcagcacgaagtgagtcaactatgaaatgagtccgtaatggttagaagtgaagagaggagtatttatactccaagtgaaaatccaaccgttcagatctacgtcggaagtcccgacgcagatcccgggagtTCCGACTACAACAGAAAACACTGTACACAACGAGTCAGAAGTCCATGgggaaagtcagtgtcggaactcccagcaaatgtcgggacttccgatggtcggaactcccgacgatcgtcgggacttccgacgagcacAGTTAATTAAACAGCCAGCACTGCTAAGCccgggactcctggcttgggtcaggtcagtgtcggaactcccggtgaacgtcgggacttccgacggtcggaactcccagcgaacgtcgggacttccgacgtgcacagacagcgagtagttagaagcacaggtgccgggacccCTGGCTTAGGTCAGGACTTCCGaatgtcgggagttctgacttacgtcgggacttccgacaccgaaagtcacagaaaattattttttgtgctcgtgaagtgctagagtgacacacttttgattttatttaaatgcttgagcactctatcttccttagaccaactaaacttgcatccctctttatagtgcggtggatcctaaactcaaaaacaaaattaaaacctttggagatcgttttgaattcgtccgcctttacaacttcaaaaattgagggataccatttcatctttatcaactctttgaatctttcatgggacaaatagctgcaatatatctcattaagatcacattagtccctaatttggatgtcatcaatacaccaaaacccacatagggggcaaatgcacttttagTATGCCACTGGCAAGGAGGCTGTCTAGGCCAACTTTAGTGGCAAGGCCAAGGCCACCGACCACCTTAGCGATGGGGACAGTGGCGATGACCCTACCTCATCCCAATGTCACTGTGACAAGAGGAACAGGGACCAAAAGCGCTgtggggaggagatggtggcaTGGCTGACCGTGTTGCTAGGCCTCAGCCCCATGGGCACGCTGCGTGCCCCAAGCACTTCAAGAAGGCGCTTGAAGACCCCCTGCCCATTCCATGGAAGGCACGCAAAGCACCTCCTCAAGGGCTATGCCACCATCAGGGGCTACATCTGTGGCACCCTTGGCCAGTAGGGCAAGGCCCAGAAGCTAGCCCCAATGGTAGGTGAACTAGCGGACGCCGCCTCAGAGGATGACACCGAGTTCCCCAAGGCTGAtcgttgcctcatgatcttcaggggcTCCTAGGCGTATGAATCCCACCTACAGTGCCTTATCACCAAGCACGAGGTGAACGCCGCTCACACCCTCACCGCTCCAACGTGGCTCTAATGGTCCCAGATGGCCATCACCTTTGACTAGGGGGATCACCCCAATCGTGTTCCTCACCTAGGGTGCTAGCCACTCGTGGGCACCACGTGCCtctccaaggtgctgatggacgggggcAGCAATCTCAACATACTCTATGCCAGCACCATGAACAGGATGGGCATCTCATGGAGCAGCCTGCGCCCTAGCAAGGCACCATTCTATGGGATCATCTCGAGGAAGGAAGCCATGCCCCTCGGGTACATCCGGCTCACCATCACCTTCGGCCAGCCAAACAACTTCCGCAAGGAGctgctcacctttgaggtggttgactTCTCTGGCGTCTACCATGCCCTTCTAGGCCAGCCATgcttcgccaagttcatggttgtccccaactatacctatctaaagctgaagatgcttaGCCCCaagggggtcatcaccatcgagggTAGCTTCGAGGTAGCCTACTACTGTAAGCAGACTGCGTTGCCCAAGTGGCCGCACTGATCGCCCCCTGTGTTCCCAATGGCCCCGACCGCGATGCAGGAAAGGGCGCCGATGAAGGAAGCAACCAAGGTAGAAGCGGTGCTCGACCAACTAAGCATCGGTGAGGTGACCAAGGACCCTAGCGGTAGTGATGGCTTGGCTAGCCCCTCCATCCAGGCAAGTTttgacctttccccatgagggaaggccaccACCGAGCCATCCACCCAGAAGTGCCATCTCCTAAGCCAGTATCAGCCTGCTGAACTCCTTCGTCGGtctacctctccaacaacaaaaaccaagataaagTCCCATCCTCCTGACCTTCTTGCTTCACTTATCTTTGCTATTGTCTCCTTTATCCTGAGCGACTCCCATAGTGGCTCGGTTGCACCAAAGGATCGACTAAATTAACCACCTGTTGCCCTCTACGAAGGAGAACTGCATCGAAAGACCTCCCCCCCCTAGACCGAGGCAAGGACAGGACAGACAGAATGGGAGATCGGGCAAGAGATTGGCAAAAGCACTAATGTAACGGCCTCGACCATTGTGTTACTAGCTATGTCCTCTTTCCCTTCTCTTGTGTCCATGTCATTCATTTATAGCTATCTCCCTGTTTCTCGATCCTTCATCAGAACGCATCTCCCAGCCGCACCACGGTATGGGGCCCCTCAAAAGGGACATCGCTGAGGGTTCTAAGGTCGCCCCACTGGGCTTCAAGGCCACCCGAGGCACCCAAAGGTGCAAGGGACATTTAAGGTCGGGCACTAGAGGCCTTTGCCAGGCACTCAGAAGCAAAACTAGCCGACCTTCGAATGATGTTCGAGTATTGACCTCAAGCCACTCTTGGTGACCCAACAAGGGAGGCAGTGAGCCCCTGAGAAGCCAAGGATCTCCCTTCCTAGGGACATGACCAAGGCACGGAATgatcataaacctagggttctcaTAGACTCACCCACTAGCAGCACGAGCGCGGCAATCCTAGCCACCGAGGGACCTAAGTCTCCGAGCATGACTCATGAGTGTTGGTATATtcaacgcacatagataaatccacaagtgcatggataccgttgtagctttcactcagaagtattccaagtatcgtatccatagggaaacatgtgagactaacaatggtctaacttaacaagaGGTAGCGACTAGGTTAAGGTTTaacttaactaggagtagcaacaaggctaaAGATAattaggagcatagagaggataactaaagttctctagttctaacttgggtaagcttatgtcttctactatccaactggggacattactagggaaaggcaccagcagaggatgcttttcgCAACCGTGTCCAACGTGCGCCTATAGACGGGAGGTGGaatacaaaggatcaacgaagctgtatagtataggctatatagaacttatgtcactcacacAATCTACCACCTtctagaatgtagggtgcatccacaattaacccaagtctaagcaccacgcttacacttaagattaatactttactccccctatgtagagaataaagcactcaaaagagtcgcaaacctaatgaacaatataaacaagatgcttacttgaatcagaagttgattaccagagaaatctcagaagcaagcttagatagaacttgaatccgccaaggtacaagccatagagagagcaccgataggccggtacctcctccaaactctttcctcactctctatatcactatttctatttataagactagatcctattgagaactaatcttctcttgatagctggctctgatcctcatgatatgaattagggttttagggatctacCTAGGGAGGGGGGTACAGGGCTgtttatataggccagagcatccaacgtgagcccttggatcataCCGACTGAAAGGATGGCgcagatgcaacctaggaggtggtggggaACCAACTTAGCAACAAGGGGCTGATTGGTGGACTCTAGGGGTTGGGCGGCCTGCACGTGGGGCTGGTCAACCTGATATGTCAGTTTCTTGGGCtccgctttggtggagagcctcctagagccTTCTAGACTTTTCCCACGTCGGTTATGCTATGGAATTATGTGATTTCCTTTGACAAAGAGGTCCCCTtggtggttttctagataaaccatgatgaaaatacagattcaccaaaacttgtggaatttattagtttaaacccctataactatgtttggtgatggaattaagtgtaaatacaggttatgttgatggtttatatttGATGTTAGTGATCGTCAATaagttcccccaagcttaacctttgctagtccctgagcaaagctaaactcaataatggatcaggagttgctacaatgttttcacgcctcaaaagtacacaggtgttcaatcaaaaattctcctccggattataataaactgatctaactttcaaacttacccatactACCTTCgatcatggggcttcttagccttcacttgggtcttaagcaattaaaagacagaatgatcaagtcaagcactatgtctcaaattctttgtttcactattgttctagagtttttataagttttcaaaataaaactcagagattccattgtatgacactctcaagtctctcaatatatgtggtatttgtggattcacaccaaggcaataaagatgttatgccttttctcttcctactactaaggcttatgtggagttcataggtagggagaaagctagagcatacttgcaatgcatatgttgtaaagtcaaacaatggatccaaagagagttgagtcatacaatcaaatcaagatgtgcatgtgtgtggatatatggtggctaacctaattctactatgctccttgaaaacatattgtggcagaaccacccaaaataacacaccttcggaggcgcttgtcttccactagacactaagcacctcgaaagcaagctacatcgaatGGTTCCGTCGAgcataccccaagggagaactcgaacaatccatgttttttctttaggatccaataatgagaatgagtttataatacttagtccatttcatacattaagagttctcagaaatacattattacaataccaagtttagagtgcggaatttaaacagcagaattgaaataaacttctaatgataagatacaaggatccatctgtgcccaccagaagaatcctccactcaacagctactcctcaagctacacctacaataggggtaaataaaccctgagtatacaatatactcgcaagacttacccgactagtgggaataactttccgactccaaaggatatgataagctttatggtttgctggatttcctttttgcaaaaagccgtactagtagtgaatccttatggatgttcttattagcagtcatgattagttcatttatctagccattctatgtaagcacctgttctactttcaagcaagagttgagcaatcagatccatttcatcatctttcatcttctagttcttactatggtgctagatcatagacaagtcataccgtattacatggcaattcgtgaatcaatgtagcccagctcgataccccaaaacacacaccccgcttgtaccccaggcacaagcaggactaacccaccactctcctgtcaaggggtctaggtccccgtccaaacttggactccaagcccccactcctgagtcccggactcagtgtggtgcttagacctccaccatccccgccaccaatcagtcggtccagaaagagccagaacccatgacaagagagcaacaagccttccctgctcccataaacaagtatgtgctcaggataatatgtttatgacctgactagaatccaatgcaacggccggtccttaaccgacacggatagggaaaatagtgtaaccaagctatgccccattggccacaggacacaatctcttatacccaccaatacccataccatatccctgcccggtctccatttcctttcaccattttatcatgagagtgataataataatcacctattatgagtaacggtaggttactcacgctaccgatagcctaagcatagcagctacttgccctatgctagtaggactcctgggtaggtatatctatgcatgtagttccaATATAAATTATGTAACGTaatcatgtaacgtaaatgcacatcacatatatatatatatacagtgatcattcaaaataagggttatgcaccggggcttgccttgggcaggcgcggtgttagctcagtcagttagtggtggctctaggacctcctcctacatgaggatctccttctcgtactcatcaatcacctcctcaaactcgtggtctctgatggtcacgatctctgccaagtcgttctctacatgcatgcgatgatgatgcaacacttagtattttagcaacagcagctcctaaattaagaatacacatggtaaactactaagctagctctaatgactaagatactaagctaactatcatcttcatcaagtaaagtgttgggttcaactaacaaacacctagctttacaaatgaaggatatatctttattttcactaatgatttaatgtatatttgaaacaaagagcatttaactacccttatgttaagcctattctaaagctacaaaaattacagtgagcacataataataccatgaagctactataaaattttcaaacctACAGCTATCACCATATTGCcacaaaattcctacaatatttaaccaaataatattaagcactctcaaatgatttaatagttcctggtatcaacaaatatatatatatatatatgaactaaatacaccaacagatagagcacaatcttaggaactaacaaaattagtttcacaatttttggatacctacatgattttatatgatttaccaaagttcagcatagaattaaaatgaaaagctatttctattctccacgaaaaagataaactcaatttggcccaacgcggcccaaCGCAGCGGAGCTGGCCTGCGGTGAGGAAACCCGCTCGCGCCGGCACTCTTGCAAAAGCGCCCCtggactatgagcaaaacaacccgcagtccatgttactatttctatagatagcgactttgcaacggaaccctcagatctttctcctctttttaACGACAAGGTCCTCGGCCATCCTCGCACGCTCCGGTGTAGTGAGCAGTGGTACTAGCGCTTACGCCG is from Miscanthus floridulus cultivar M001 chromosome 7, ASM1932011v1, whole genome shotgun sequence and encodes:
- the LOC136465318 gene encoding uncharacterized protein — its product is MDGGSNLNILYASTMNRMGISWSSLRPSKAPFYGIISRKEAMPLGYIRLTITFGQPNNFRKELLTFEVVDFSGVYHALLGQPCFAKFMVVPNYTYLKLKMLSPKGVITIEGSFEVAYYCKQTALPKWPH